GTCGGTGTTAACGATGGTGGTGGTCTGGTAGCTATCTTTTGGTAAATGTGCCGACTTGATCGCTTCAATCAAGGTTGCGTTTTTCTCTTTTGCCGACGAGCGGCCGGCAATATGTAGCACAACTCGCACTTTGCCTGGGAGCTGCGCGCTATTCCATTTTTTGTAGCTAAACTCATTATTGTCGAGGATCAATTCTCCCCGGTCGGCAATGCCCACCGGCGGCACACGTTGTCCCTTCTCGAAATTATGTGCAGAAGCCATCAGTGGCAGCAACAGGCAGGCAGTTGCCAGGATGTTACGTAGGGTCATGGTGTTTCCTTATTTTTTTGGCAGGTGATCCGACCACTTGGTCATACGTTTTAATCATAAGTGCGATCGCGGCGCTTTACCCGCAATCCCGGTGCCAGAGTGAGGGGGAACGCACATATCTGCACAAAAACGAAGGCTTATACTGCCCGAAAGTTACGATTGCAAAGAATATTCTGATTATTTGTCATCAAAAGGTAAATAAACTTATGCAGACTGGGTATCGCAGTTTTTCTGGACTATAGTCATTGGGCAATAAATTTGCGCTCCAGAGAGTCGGCCCGATTGTGGCGCCGCAAGAGCGTATGATTCGCAGGAGATAATAGAATGAAAATTTTCCAACGCTACAATCCGCTTCAGGTGGCGAAATACGTAAAAATCCTGTTCCGTGGACGGTTGTATATCAAGGATGTTGGCGCTTTTGAATTTGATAAGGGCAAAATCCTTGTCCCAAAAGTGAAGGATAAACAGCACTTTTCTGTGATGTCCGAAGTCAACCGTCAGGTTATGCGTCTGCAAACTGAGATGGCTTAACCAACGTGCTATGCAGTAAAAAAAACGGCTCCCGAGGGAGCCGTTGATGTTTCTGGCTTAGGCCGAGACGTTCTCTTCGGCATCCGGCAGTTTCGGCACCAGCACGGTCGGTTTGTTGTCGATGCGCGTCACCAGCAGCTGGTCGATGCGGTAGTTGTCGATATCCACCACTTCGAACTTGTAGCCCGAGAACTTCACCGAGTCGGTGCGTTTCGGGATCTTACGCAGCATAAACATCATAAAGCCGCCGATGGTCTCGTAGTTGCCGGACTGTGGGAACTCGTCGATATCCAGCACGCGCATCACGTCGTCAATCGGCGTGCCGCCGTCCACCAGCCATGAGTTCTCATCGCGCGCCACAATCTGCTCTTCCAGACCCTGGCCCACCAGATCGCCCATCAGCGTGGTCATCACGTCATTGAGGGTGATGATCCCCACCACCAGCGCGTATTCGTTCATGATCACCGCGAAGTCTTCTCCGGCGGTTTTGAAACTTTCCAGCGCTTCGGAGAGCGTCAGGGTGTCCGGCACGATCAGCGTATTGCGGATCTGCACGCCGCTGTTCAGGGCCAGGCTCTGGTTCGCCAGCACGCGGTTCAGCAGGTCTTTGGAGTCCACATAGCCGATGATGTGGTCGATATCTTCATTACAGACCAGGAACTTGGAGTGCGGATGTTCCGCCACCTTGTTCTTCAGGCTCTGCTCGTCTTCGTGCAGATCGAACCAGATCACGTTCTCGCGGCCGGTCATTGACGACGGTACGGTACGCGACTCCAGCTCAAACACGTTCTCGATCAGCTCATGCTCCTGCTTACGCAGCACCCCCGCCAGCGCCCCGGCTTCGAACACCGCGTAAACATCATCAGAGGTGATGTCGTCTTTACGCACCATCGGCAGCTTGAACAGGCGGAAAATGGTGTTCGCCAGGCCGTTAAAGAACCACACCAGCGGGCGGAACACGAACAGACAGAAGCGCATCGGGTTGATGATGCGCAAAGCCACGGCTTCGGGCGCAATCATACCGATGCGTTTCGGGGTCAAATCGGCAAACAGAATGAACAGACCGGTTACCAGCGAGAAGGAGAGGATAAAGCTCAGCTGCTCGGAGAGTTCAGGGGAGAAGTACCGTGAGAAAACGCTATGAAAGACGGGAGAGAACGCGGCATCGCCGACAATACCGCCCAGGATGGCGACTGCATTAAGGCCAATTTGCACCACGGTGAAGAACATCCCCGGGTTTTCCTGCATTTTCAGCACACGTTGAGCGTTGATATCGCCATCATCGGCGAGAAGTTTAAGTTTAATTTTACGGGACGCGGCCAGGGAAATTTCTGAAATTGAGAAAAATGCACTGACGGCTATCAGACAAAGTATTACTAAAATACTGTTTAACATATCTTATCCGGCTTCTCGCCAGATCCTCGGAGGGAAGTTGGTCATACAGGGTTGTAGCGTTTATGAACACCGGTCCGAAGCGGTAGGCCGGTTATTTCAGCGGCTAGTATAGCGTAAATGTCTGTAAAGCCGCCAGAGATCACTTTTTGAGCCGGTTCTGCCCACAAAGGGGCAGAACCGGTTTACTGTTATGCCAGCTGAGGCGGCAGGCAGACGCCGATGCCGCCGATGCCGCAGTAGCCGTACGGATTTTTATGCAGGTACTGCTGGTGGTCATCTTCCGCGTAGTAGAACGGCAGGGCGGTGGCGATCTCGGTGGTGACCTGACGATCGTCGTGCGCCTCGCGCATCGCCTGCTGGAAACGCGTCAGGCTGTCGCGGGCCGCCGCGTCCTGTTCCGGGGTGAGCGGATAGATCGCCGAGCGGTACTGGGTGCCGTGGTCATTGCCCTGACGCATGCCCTGCGCCGGGTCGTGGTTTTCCCAGAACACCTGCAGCAGCTGTTCGTAGCTGATGACGTTCGGGTCATACACCACCCGCACCGCCTCGGCATGACCGGTCTGGCCGGAGCAGACTTCGCGGTAGGTTGGGTTAGGGGTATAACCGCCGGTGTAGCCCGCCGCGGTGCTGTAAACCCCCGGCAGCGGCCAGAACAGGCGCTCCACGCCCCAGAAGCAGCCCATCGCGAACAGGGCGATCTCCATCCCGTCGGGAACGTTGGTCATCGAGTGACCGTTCACGGCGTGCAGGGTGGCGACGGGCATAGGGGTGTTACGTCCCGGTAATGCGTCCGCCTGAGCAACCAGGTGCTTTTTATCGAATAAACTCACGGTGTGACCTCCGGACAGGTGATGTTTGGGTTAAGGTTGTCACGACGCGTTTAATTGAACACAATAAATGCGGTGAATGAGTCTAGATTTAAACATAAGAAATATTAGGGTGATTAACCATTTTTCAACCCGTGAATTGGGTTTTGGGCTTTATGCCGTGATCTGCTGCGGAGCGGCACTTCATCTGCTTCCAGGGGTGGAAACAAGGATATTCAGGAGAAAACGTGCCAAAAATCCGCCAGTTATGTTTAGTCAGTTTCTTGCTGACAAGCGGAGTCGCCGATGCGGCGAATGTTCGTTTGCAGGTCGAGGGGTTATCTGGCGCGCTGCAAAAAAACGTCCGCGCACAGCTCTCCACGATCCAGAGCGACGAAGTGACGCCAGACCGTCGCTTCCGTGCCCGCGTGGATGACGCCATCCGCGGCGGCTTAAAAGCGCTCGGCTATTACGAACCCACCATCGATTTTGAGTTGCGTCCACCTCCGGCCAAAGGGCGGCAGGTGCTGATTGCCCGCGTCAAGCCGGGCGAGCCGGTGCTGATCGGCGGCACGGACGTGGTGCTGCGTGGCGGCGCGCGCACCGACCGTGACTACCTTGATCTGCTGAATACGCGGCCAAAGAACGGCACCGTGCTTAATCACAGCGACTATGACGGCTTCAAAAAAGATCTCACTAAGGTGGCGCTGCGCAAAGGCTACTTCGACAGCCAGTTCAACAAAAGCCAGCTGGGCGTCTCTCTCGACCGGCATCAGGCGTTCTGGGACATCGATTACGACAGCGGGGAACGCTACCGCTTTGGCGACGTCACCTTTGAAGGCTCACAGATCCGCGACGAGTACCTGCAGAACCTGATCCCCTTTAAAGAGGGCGACTATTACCAGTCGAAAGATCTGGCCGAGCTTAACCGCCGCCTCTCTGCCACCGGCTGGTTTAACTCAGTAGTGGTGGCCCCGGAATTTGATAAGGCGCGCAAGACCAAAGTGCTGCCGCTGCACGGCGTAGTGTCGCCACGCACCGAGAACACCATTGAGACCGGGGTGGGCTATTCCACCGACGTCGGCCCGCGCGTGAAAGCAACGTGGAAAAAGCCGTGGATGAACTCCTACGGCCACAGCCTGACCACCAACGCCAGTATCTCCGCGCCCGAACAGCAGCTCGATTTCAGCTATAAAATGCCGCTGCTGAAAAACCCGCTTGAGCAGTATTACCTGGTGCAGGGCGGCTTTAAGCGCACCGATCTGAACGATACCGAAGCGGACTCCACGACCCTCGCCGTGTCGCGCTACTGGGACCTCTCCAGCGGCTGGCAGCGCGCCATTAACCTGCGCTGGAGCCTCGACCACTTTACCCAAGCCAACGTCACCAATACCACCATGCTGCTCTATCCGGGGGGTGATGATCAGCCGGACCCGCTCCCGCGGCGGGCTGATGCCGACCTGGGGCGATTCCCAGCGCTATTCGGTGGACTACTCCAATACCGCCTGGGGCTCGGATGTCGACTTTGTGGTGGTGCAGGCGCAGAACGCCTGGATCCGCACCCTCTATGACCGGCATCGCTTCGTGATGCGCGGCAATCTGGGCTGGATTGAAACCGGCGACTTCGAAAAAGTGCCGCCGGATCTGCGCTTCTTCGCCGGGGGCGATCGCAGCATTCGTGGTTATAAATACAAATCCATCGCGCCAAAAGATGACGACGGCAAGCTGATCGGGGCCTCGAAGCTGGCCACCGGCTCGCTGGAGTATCAGTACAACGTCACCGGAAAATGGTGGGGGGCGACCTTTATCGACAGCGGGGAAGCGGTGAGCGATATCCGCCGCAGCGACTTTAAAACCGGCGCGGGCGTCGGGGTGCGCTGGGAGTCACCGGTCGGGCCGATCAAGCTCGATTTCGCCGTGCCGGTGGGTGATAAAGATGAACACGGTTTACAGTTTTACATCGGTCTGGGGCCTGAATTATGAGTTTATGGAAGAAAATCAGCCTCGGCGTTGTGCTGTTTATCCTGCTGCTGCTGTCTGCGGTGGCCTTTCTGGTGGGCACCACCAGCGGGCTGCATCTGCTGTTTAAGGCGGCTAACCGCTGGGTGCCGGGGCTGGAGATTGGCCAGGTCACCGGCGGCTGGCGCGACCTGCATCTGAAAAACGTCCGCTATGACCAGCCGGGCGTGGCGGTTAACGCCGGGGATCTACACCTGGCGGTGAAGCTCAGCTGTCTGCGCGACAGCAGCCTGTGCATCAACGATCTGTCGCTAAAAGATGTCTTCGTGACCATCGATTCGAAAAAAATGCCGCAATCGGAACAGGTCGCCGAAGAGGAGAGCGGGCCGCTGGATCTCTCTACGCCGTACCCGATTGCCCTGAGCCGGGTGGCGCTGAACAACGTCAATGTCAAAATCGACGACACTACCGTGTCGGTGATGGACTTCACCTCCGGCCTGCGCTGGCAGGAGAAGAACCTGACCCTGACCCCGACCGCCCTGCAGGGGCTGCTGATTGCCCTGCCGAAAGTGGCGGAGGTGGCGCAGGAAGAGATCGTCGAGCCTAAAATTCAGAACCCGCAGCCGGAAGAGAAGCCGCTGGGCGAAACGCTGAAAGATCTCTTCTCTAAGCCGGTCCTGCCGGAGATGACCGACGTTCATCTGCCGCTGAACCTCAATATCGAAGAGTTTAAGGGCGAGCAGCTGCGCCTGACCGGTGATACCGATCTGACGGTCTTCAACATGCTGCTGAAGGTGAGCAGCATCGACGGCAACATGAAGCTCGACGCGCTGGATATCGACACCAACCAGGGGAGCGTCAACGCCACCGGCAACGCCCTGCTGCGGGATAACTGGCCGGTGGATATCACCCTCAACAGCAGCCTGAACATCGACCCGATCAAGGGCGAGAAGGTGAAGCTGAAGGTCGGCGGCGCCCTGCGCGAGCAGCTGGAGTTTGGCGTCAACCTCTCCGGCCCGGTGGATCTGGTGCTGCGCGGCCAGACCCGGCTTGCCGAGGCGGGCCTGCCGCTCAACCTGGAAGTGGTCAGCGAACAGCTCTACTGGCCCTTCACCGGCGAGAAGCAGTACCAGGCCGATGACGTGAAGCTGAAGCTCACCGGCAAAATGACCGACTACACCCTGTCGTTCCGCACCGCGGTGAAAGGGGAGGGGCTACCTCCCGCGGGCATTACGCTGGATGCGAAGGGCAACGAGCAGCAGATCAACCTCGATAAGCTGACGGTTGCGGCGCTGGAGGGCAAAACCGAGCTGACGGCGCTGCTCGACTGGCAGAAGGCGATCAGCTGGCGCGGAGAGCTGAAGCTCACCGGGATCAATACCGCCAAAGAGGTGCCCGACTGGCCCTCGAAGCTCGACGGGCTGATTAAAACCCGCGGCAGTCTGTACGGCGGCAGCTGGCAGATGGAGGTGCCGGAGCTGAAAATCACCGGCAACGTGAAGCAGAACAAAGTGGACGTAAAAGGTTCGCTGAAGGGTAACAGCTACCTGCAGTGGGTCATTCCGGGGCTGCACGTGGCGCTGGGCCGCAATACCGCCGACATCAAGGGCGAGCTGGGGGTAAAAGATCTCGATCTGGACGCCACCATCGACGCGCCGAATCTTGATAATGCCCTGCCGGGGCTGGGCGGAACGGCGAAAGGGCTGGTCAAAGTGCGCGGTACGGTCGAGGCCCCGCAGCTGCTGGCCGATATCACCGCCAACGGACTGCGCTGGCAGGAGCTCACCATTGCCCGCGTGCGGGTCGACGGCGACGTTAAATCCACCGATCAGATCGCCGGACACCTCAACCTGCGCGTCGATCGCATATCCCAGCCGGGCGTGAACCTTAATCAGGTGACGCTGGAGGCCAAAGGCAGCGAGAAGCAGCACGACCTCCAGCTGCGCGTCCAGGGCGAGCCGGTCTCCGGCCAGCTGCACCTGGCGGGCAGTTTTGACCGCAAAGAGATGCGCTGGAAGGGCACCCTGGATAACACCCGCTTCGCCACTCCGGTGGGGCCGTGGTCGTTAACCCGCTCCATTGCGCTGGATTACCGCAACGCGGAGCAGAAGATCAGCATCGGGCCGCACTGCTGGACCAACCCGAATGCCGAGCTCTGCGTGCCGCAGACCGTTGACGCAGGTGCCGAAGGGCGGGCGGTGGTGAACCTCAACCGTTTCGACCTGGCGATGCTCAAGCCGTTTATGCCGGAGTCTACCCAGGCCAGCGGCGTGTTCAGCGGCAAGGCGGATGTCGCCTGGGATGCCACCAAACCGGGACTGCCGCAGGGCAACGTCACGCTCTCCGGGCGGAACGTGAAGGTCACGCAGGTGGTGAACGACGCGCCGCTGCCGCTGGCGTTCACTACCCTGAACCTCACCGCCGATCTGCATAACAACCGCGCCGAGCTGGGCTGGCTGATCCGCCTCGCCAACAACGGCCAGTTTGACGGCCAGATCCAGGTCACCGATCCGCAGGGTCAGCGCAACCTGGGCGGCAACGTCAATATCCGCAATCTCAACCTGGCGATGGCGAACGCCATTTTCTCCCGCGGCGAGAAGGCGGCAGGCATGTTGAATGCCAACCTGCGGCTGGCGGGTAACGCGCAGAGCCCGCAGCTGTTTGGTCAGATGCAGCTCAACGGGGTGGATATCGACGGCAACTTTATGCCGTTCGATATGCAGCCGAGCCAGCTGGCGATGAACTTCAACGGCATGAGCTCCACGCTGACCGGGACCGTGCGTACCCAGCAGGGGCAGATCAACCTCAGCGGCGATGCCGACTGGAGCCAGATCGATAACTGGCGCGCGCGGGTGGCGGCCAAGGGCAGCAAGGTGCGCATCACGGTGCCGCCGATGGTGCGTCTGGACGTCTCGCCGGACGTGGTCTTTGAGGCCACGCCGCAGCTGTTCACCCTCGACGGTCGGGTTGATGTGCCGTGGGCACGTATTGTGGTTCATGACCTGCCGGAGAGCGCGGTAGGCGTCTCCAGCGATGAGGTGATGCTCGACAAAAACCTGCAGCCGGAGGAGACCAAACGGGCCTCTATCCCGATCAACAGCAACCTGATCGTGCACGTGGGCAACAACGTGCGGCTGGATGCCTTTGGCCTGAAGGCGAGGCTGACCGGCGATCTGAAGGTCGCGCAGGATAAACAGGGGCTGGGCCTGAACGGGCAGATCACTATTCCGGAAGGGCGCTTCCACGCCTACGGCCAGGATCTGATCGTGCGTAAAGGCGAGCTGCTGTTCTCCGGTCCGCCGGATCAGCCGCTGCTGAACATCGAAGCGATCCGTAACCCGGAAGCCACCGAGAATGACGTGATCGCCGGGGTGCGCGTGACCGGCACCGCCGACGAACCGAAAGCGGAAATTTTCTCCGACCCGGCAATGTCCCAGCAGGAAGCGCTCTCATACCTGCTGCGTGGGCAAGGTCTGGACAGCAATCAGAGCGACAGTGCGGCGATGACCTCAATGTTAGTCGGCCTGGGGGTTGCACAAAGTGGTCAGGTTGTGGGTAAAATCGGGGAGACGTTTGGCGTAAGCAATCTGGCGCTGGACACCCAGGGGGTCGGTGACTCTTCTCAGGTGGTGGTCAGCGGCTATGTACTGCCGGGTCTGCAGGTGAAATATGGCGTGGGGATCTTT
This Leclercia sp. S52 DNA region includes the following protein-coding sequences:
- a CDS encoding YtfJ family protein, with the protein product MTLRNILATACLLLPLMASAHNFEKGQRVPPVGIADRGELILDNNEFSYKKWNSAQLPGKVRVVLHIAGRSSAKEKNATLIEAIKSAHLPKDSYQTTTIVNTDDAIPGSGMFVRSSLESNKKLYPWSQIVVDSNGTARGAWQLEEESSAAAVLDKEGRVQWAKDGALTQEEVQQVIALLHKLLGQ
- the tamB gene encoding autotransporter assembly complex protein TamB, which produces MSLWKKISLGVVLFILLLLSAVAFLVGTTSGLHLLFKAANRWVPGLEIGQVTGGWRDLHLKNVRYDQPGVAVNAGDLHLAVKLSCLRDSSLCINDLSLKDVFVTIDSKKMPQSEQVAEEESGPLDLSTPYPIALSRVALNNVNVKIDDTTVSVMDFTSGLRWQEKNLTLTPTALQGLLIALPKVAEVAQEEIVEPKIQNPQPEEKPLGETLKDLFSKPVLPEMTDVHLPLNLNIEEFKGEQLRLTGDTDLTVFNMLLKVSSIDGNMKLDALDIDTNQGSVNATGNALLRDNWPVDITLNSSLNIDPIKGEKVKLKVGGALREQLEFGVNLSGPVDLVLRGQTRLAEAGLPLNLEVVSEQLYWPFTGEKQYQADDVKLKLTGKMTDYTLSFRTAVKGEGLPPAGITLDAKGNEQQINLDKLTVAALEGKTELTALLDWQKAISWRGELKLTGINTAKEVPDWPSKLDGLIKTRGSLYGGSWQMEVPELKITGNVKQNKVDVKGSLKGNSYLQWVIPGLHVALGRNTADIKGELGVKDLDLDATIDAPNLDNALPGLGGTAKGLVKVRGTVEAPQLLADITANGLRWQELTIARVRVDGDVKSTDQIAGHLNLRVDRISQPGVNLNQVTLEAKGSEKQHDLQLRVQGEPVSGQLHLAGSFDRKEMRWKGTLDNTRFATPVGPWSLTRSIALDYRNAEQKISIGPHCWTNPNAELCVPQTVDAGAEGRAVVNLNRFDLAMLKPFMPESTQASGVFSGKADVAWDATKPGLPQGNVTLSGRNVKVTQVVNDAPLPLAFTTLNLTADLHNNRAELGWLIRLANNGQFDGQIQVTDPQGQRNLGGNVNIRNLNLAMANAIFSRGEKAAGMLNANLRLAGNAQSPQLFGQMQLNGVDIDGNFMPFDMQPSQLAMNFNGMSSTLTGTVRTQQGQINLSGDADWSQIDNWRARVAAKGSKVRITVPPMVRLDVSPDVVFEATPQLFTLDGRVDVPWARIVVHDLPESAVGVSSDEVMLDKNLQPEETKRASIPINSNLIVHVGNNVRLDAFGLKARLTGDLKVAQDKQGLGLNGQITIPEGRFHAYGQDLIVRKGELLFSGPPDQPLLNIEAIRNPEATENDVIAGVRVTGTADEPKAEIFSDPAMSQQEALSYLLRGQGLDSNQSDSAAMTSMLVGLGVAQSGQVVGKIGETFGVSNLALDTQGVGDSSQVVVSGYVLPGLQVKYGVGIFDSLATLTLRYRLMPKLYLEAVSGVDQALDLLYQFEF
- a CDS encoding hemolysin family protein, producing the protein MLNSILVILCLIAVSAFFSISEISLAASRKIKLKLLADDGDINAQRVLKMQENPGMFFTVVQIGLNAVAILGGIVGDAAFSPVFHSVFSRYFSPELSEQLSFILSFSLVTGLFILFADLTPKRIGMIAPEAVALRIINPMRFCLFVFRPLVWFFNGLANTIFRLFKLPMVRKDDITSDDVYAVFEAGALAGVLRKQEHELIENVFELESRTVPSSMTGRENVIWFDLHEDEQSLKNKVAEHPHSKFLVCNEDIDHIIGYVDSKDLLNRVLANQSLALNSGVQIRNTLIVPDTLTLSEALESFKTAGEDFAVIMNEYALVVGIITLNDVMTTLMGDLVGQGLEEQIVARDENSWLVDGGTPIDDVMRVLDIDEFPQSGNYETIGGFMMFMLRKIPKRTDSVKFSGYKFEVVDIDNYRIDQLLVTRIDNKPTVLVPKLPDAEENVSA
- the msrA gene encoding peptide-methionine (S)-S-oxide reductase MsrA, translating into MSLFDKKHLVAQADALPGRNTPMPVATLHAVNGHSMTNVPDGMEIALFAMGCFWGVERLFWPLPGVYSTAAGYTGGYTPNPTYREVCSGQTGHAEAVRVVYDPNVISYEQLLQVFWENHDPAQGMRQGNDHGTQYRSAIYPLTPEQDAAARDSLTRFQQAMREAHDDRQVTTEIATALPFYYAEDDHQQYLHKNPYGYCGIGGIGVCLPPQLA
- a CDS encoding DUF1107 domain-containing protein, translated to MKIFQRYNPLQVAKYVKILFRGRLYIKDVGAFEFDKGKILVPKVKDKQHFSVMSEVNRQVMRLQTEMA